The genomic interval ttatgatagaaacacaaaaacagaagttgatAAATGTGTGTTACTTTCACTGGCtgatgtttggggttttttaggTCCAcctgttcatttgtttattaccacaaatagctaatcagctaatcagccaatcacatgacagcaactcaatgcatttaaGTATCTAGACATGGAGAAAGCAGCTCGatgaagttcaaactgagcgTCAGAATAAGGAAGAAAGGAGATCTAAGTGACTCTAAACAGCATGGTTGGTCTGAATATTTTAGAAACTGTTGATTGTCTGAGATAATTGGACTataagaaattagaaaaaaacatttcttgttcTGATTAATCTCGATTTACTGGACTCCAATGGCTTTCAAAGTCACCAAATTTGAAACCTGTCCTCAGAACAAATGGCAGataatggatgaatgaatgaacaacaaaaactcattttaacactttgaaCATGCTgatatattgttgttgttgtactgTCAATAAGCTCTGTCTGTATATAATATTCTGctgaaaacattgtgttttagGACCAGATGCCAGCCTCCACAAATGCCATCTACAAAGCTGCAGCTGCGCTCTGGAAACCCTGGCTGGATGCTGACGCTTTGCTCACCCTCTCACAAGGTACATTTACTAATGAGTTACTCACCGACAGGTGGGGTTTTAATTGGAGGAACTAATTAAAGCTgaacttctctttttctctccgtAGTCATAGTCAACATTTATGTccagctgttgttttattattggcctaaaaagctgaaatctacAATGTTGACTAAAATGACTTTGACATTGAAAAGCTGCTTCACCTGAAGATgtaatatttggtgtttttactgaataaataaCTGAAGCAGAGACACGGATCATGTTGAGCACTAATATGAGCATATTCAGGGTTTGGATTACTGCGTGTCATATTTTGCGTGGTTATGTTGTGGTTTGGTTTTTACCTGTAGGTGGTTTCTACTCCCAGCTGGTTAAGCCTGGTTTGCGGTTGGTGAGTCTGAACACGATCCTTTACTACGGTCCTGATCAAGTTACAATCAACATGACCGACCCGGCTGGACAGTTCGAGTGGTTGGAGAAAACCCTGGAGGAAGCTGCCCAGAATCTGGAAAAGGTTTGGTCTCTTCTAACCTGCTTTATATCCCTGCATGCTgagttttaaagtcatttttatctCTTCCTGTCCCCTTTTAGGTGTACATCATAGCTCATGTTCCAGTGGGATATCTACCCTTCTACAGAAACACCACAGCTATCCGAAAAGCCCACAACGAGAggctggtggccatcttcaggAAGTTCAGCTGTGTTGTTGCAGGACAGTTTTATGGCCACACTCACAGAGACAGCATCATGGTGCTGCTAGACCAACAAggtaacacaaaaaaagagcaggaaGTGAAAGCATTGGATATTGTTGACTCAAATGGGGAATAACATTTCAGTGAGCACATTCTTTCCCAGAATGTTGTCTTTCTGTCACGATAACTTGTTGTTGCCGGGACTCCGGTAGTTTGATTCCCAGCTGTTTGTGGAGTTTTAATGGCTGCACAGAAGCTAAGTCCTAAATAACAATAATCAACTCCCAGAGTGGGTTCAGTTTCATAAATTATAGCTGCTACAGCCTCTCAGTGTgtctgaaaagtgttttaaaaatactgatttgcttttaaagaaagtaaaaactggACTCGGATCAGGCAGACaacggcaaagttttaagatgtttattatgGAGTTAGCGCTAGCGGGACTGCTACGTCCTAGGACTAGACCCCCAGAGTGGCACAGAGGGAGACCCGCAGCAGGTAAGGCTAACGAGATGCTAATGGGTTGAAAGTCTGCTTCTGTGAGAGGGGCGAGAGCTAGCGGGAAGGTCCAGATGCAGGCGAGGGGTCAAAACCAGGGAATCAGACGTCAGAAAACAGATCCAAAGGAGCACTAACCAGGAGACGAGATCCAGAGAGGGAAAGCGTTGTCGGTAACCGGTAGACAGAGTCCGAGGAGGTTccaggcagggagcaggcaaaAGTCGTAGGTCGAGGTCCGGGCAAGGGTTTGTTGACAAAAAGGCAGGCATGAACTTTGAGAAATTGCTGCACATTTACTAAGTCGAGACTGTTATATAATCTGGCAAATTGTGGCTGAGGGCTGTGGACTTAAATAATGACTGCTGCAGGTGAGGCAGATGAGAATGATTATGGTGGCATGAAACAGgggcgtggcatgagactgGAAAAACACTGTGGCTGTTGCAGGAACAGGGAAACcgtgacagaaaacagcaggttttatttatgatgGTGCGTTCAAGGTCAGCAGGTTTTCTTAAATTTATATGTGGTAAATTCCCTGTTTAATGGCAACAATTGTagtgggatgtttttttttccaactttgcagatttatacaaaatgtttccataatcaaaactgcattttcattttttttagtttgcagtTTCTCCCAAAATGttcaacgtttttttttttattgttctcttAAATAATAATACTGCCTCATTAGTTAAATTAACCTGATTCCTTTACGTCGTGTAGGTAAACCTGTGAACTCTCTCTTCGTGTCACCGGCTGTCACACCAATCAAAGATTATTCTGAGGAGTATTCCAACAATCCGGCGTTCCGCATGTACCTGTACAACAACAAGGACTACAGCGTCCAGGTGGGAGACATGAATAACtcagctttaattttatattatgtgtttttatctgagaGAGAATGGCCCAGGGCTTTTTTAattgaaagaataaaagaatgcaaataactgtttttttttgtcttaagtAATAttcaagttttatgaaaaactgAGTTTTGGGTTCTCGTTAGCAGACACAATCATCaaaattaacagaaataaagGGTTGTATATCCCAGATCAAGTAACATTGGCTCACAGTTACAGAAGAAGTCCGACATGTTTAGAATATTAAGAAATATTTAGAATCTCTGATGTGTTATAAGGTAAGATCTAAAGGATTTTCTAATTGAGTCTAAGGTTGACAGTTTCAGcatattctgaaaaaaaaagaaacatgatttttttttttttttcatcaacaaTGAAACTAAAAAGTCAGTAAACATAAGAAGTTTGAAGCTGGCAAATTCAGATGAAACTAAAAGTGTCCAACTTTGATCTCAGCTCGATTCAGTCTGAAGCCTGAAGCTTAAAGTCCAGTGTGATGATTAATCACGGTGTCAATCAGATCACAAAAAGTGTTTCTGCCTTTCAAACAGACTCAAAGCCTTTTCTCTTTCGCCTCTGCCCCTCCCCGTCCTTGCTGCctttctgtctccctctctgAAGGATATCTGGCAGTACTATTTGAATCTGACGGAAGCCAACGAGAAACAAAGATCCGACTGGAAGCTTGAATACATCATGACCGAAGCTTTTGGGCTGAGAGACCTGCAGCCACAAAGTCTCCTCCAGCTGGGCCTGAGCTTCATGCTGCCGCAGACCAAAACCTTTGACCAATACTTCACGCACTTCATGGTCAGCTACGACAGCAGCATCATCTGCGACGGGCGGTGTAAGCTCCGCCAGGTGTGTGCTGTGCTCCACCTGGACCAGCAGTCTTACTCCAAATGTGCAGAAAGTGGAAGCTGGTAGCAGGAGTTTCTCTCAGGAgtcattgattttatttttctttgtgtatttatttttatttttcaggaatCATACAAAAGGGAAAATCTTTGTGCTGCttcttctcatttaaaaaaatactttttctgttttcaaactgTTATTCTTTGCTGCTTTAATTATGCAATACTTAATTTATTGAAATGGAATTCAAATGCCATAAAGATTGCAGTGAATGGAAAactttaagaggaaaaaaatgaagaattcTGTGCAGTTATTTTTACAACAGTGACACAGATGCACtaactttgttttctgaaaatagaaaaaaagtaggagaaaaaacatttaccttttcTTAACTTAATAACTGCAAGAGCTGCTTCATAATCAAagactacaaataaaaaacacagattctggtttaattcagatttatatttttgtttttaattaagatTGCTCTCAGAGTAATATGTTTATTCCATATTGTAGTAAATTAAACTATCTGCAAATATTTGAAGTCAAGTTTTAACACGAAAGCTGCATGAAATCTTGTGCAGACTAGTTTTCCTCTGCAGAGGAGGCAAAAGAACAACTATCCTCAGATGATGGTTCTAATTCATGTCCACCCCTCCCCCCACCATCAGCCCCCACATCTTATTCTTCTCTTGTTCAAACTTTGTAGAAAATCCTCTCGTTTCTCAGCCACCAGCTCAAGAATTtgcccctctcctcctctccatcaaCCCTCCCAGCTCCTTTGTCCCCACGCCTCCCCCTCCAAATGTTGAGAGGAGCTTTTCtcacaactttttctttttctaatgtAATAATCCTTCGACCCAAACCACTGAAAGTGTCCCAACTCTGAAAAAACAGCAGTTCTGATTTCCACGTGGgtttttaataaagtatttctgTTCTATTCTATTCTGTACACAATGTCTTTCCTTATGGGGTTGTTTAAAGGACAAATCTTAAATGAAAGCTGTGTTTTTGACCTTAATTGTTTGTGAGAAATTCTAATTTCCAGGAACTGAAGTAAAAGTAGAATTACTTTTTGGTCAAAGTTTGCACAACCACGtcttaaaagtgaaaaaagattGATGTAATAAAAGTATTATCCAGCATTACTATGACTATTTTGTAAAGAATTTATAATTAATAAACTGGTATTCAAGAGTGAAAACTGTCTGCATTCTTAAAAATCCcttaaaaagatatattttcTCAGATTTTTAGCAACTTTCCTCGTGCACCGAGGCTGTACTCTTTCCCCTCATATTCCCCCTCTGCCTTTATTATTCCTGTCCACCCCCTGACCTCCCTCGGCTCAGTTCAGTTCCTGGCAGACTGTAACCCCGGAGACAAAGATGGTGGCAGGAACGGTAATGGAGTGGACTCCATCGCCACGGTAACCGGAGCAGAGCTCTCAGTCATCTGGATTCATCTCTTAGGTCACTGTTAttagcactttttaaaactaaaaacctgtCAAACAGATGAAGTGAAAAACTGAGAGGTGAATCCTGCTGTAGCTCGTAAAGGGATATTCCAACCATTTATAGGCTTTATGAACACCATCCGTTTGGAGGAAGAAAGGTATAACAACAACTGAAGAGCTAATGTTTAGTCTCATGCAGCCAAGATTAAAGTGGATTActgacatcttaaaacaactttcatgcaaacactgttatATAAAcctgttgtcagttttgcattatacaATTAGTTTATATAATCAGATTAATTAGTTCATCTTTGAGCAAATGTTGCGACCTCCTCAGCAAGGCAAGCACCTAAAGCCGCTACAAGTCGCTTAATGATGGCGTCATCTGTTTTCCATCGCTGGCCAGAGAGAAATAACACTGTgggagaaacaaaaagggagcaaaaaacatcttaaatatGTTTATAAATTAGGTTtattctgtcaggttttgttgtttt from Kryptolebias marmoratus isolate JLee-2015 linkage group LG19, ASM164957v2, whole genome shotgun sequence carries:
- the smpdl3a gene encoding acid sphingomyelinase-like phosphodiesterase 3a, whose translation is MEQILCFLLLLLFRGAPVSAAPTGSSYLSGTGRFWHITDLHLDPSYNQTQDPTKVCFSSKGAPATHAGVFGDFLCDSPYSLIQSAFTNLAPLTQPQDFIIWTGDSPPHVPPEELSTDLVIQVISNMTQTIRQHFPNLTVYPALGNHDYWPQDQMPASTNAIYKAAAALWKPWLDADALLTLSQGGFYSQLVKPGLRLVSLNTILYYGPDQVTINMTDPAGQFEWLEKTLEEAAQNLEKVYIIAHVPVGYLPFYRNTTAIRKAHNERLVAIFRKFSCVVAGQFYGHTHRDSIMVLLDQQGKPVNSLFVSPAVTPIKDYSEEYSNNPAFRMYLYNNKDYSVQDIWQYYLNLTEANEKQRSDWKLEYIMTEAFGLRDLQPQSLLQLGLSFMLPQTKTFDQYFTHFMVSYDSSIICDGRCKLRQVCAVLHLDQQSYSKCAESGSW